A section of the Vibrio vulnificus CMCP6 genome encodes:
- a CDS encoding Panacea domain-containing protein, which yields MVSADIFAKALLQRASENGIQVSNLKLQKLAYYCQGYHLAQYEEPLFDEDLKAWDHGPVVRSLYEEYQTYKKGTITASVGNAICELSDRAVQTIDFVLMTLGNMGAWQLREKSHREAPWLAHVSKESKKVDYQTITHQELIDFFAQELNEQHDRLLSIHMDRMEAAMESEVIEVPQTIQNADDFYNWIQSV from the coding sequence ATGGTCTCTGCTGATATCTTCGCAAAAGCATTGCTACAAAGAGCAAGCGAAAATGGCATACAAGTAAGCAATTTAAAGCTACAAAAGCTCGCTTACTATTGCCAGGGGTATCATCTTGCTCAATACGAAGAGCCACTTTTTGATGAAGATCTAAAGGCGTGGGATCATGGCCCAGTAGTTCGTTCATTGTACGAAGAATATCAAACGTACAAAAAAGGAACAATTACAGCATCGGTTGGTAATGCTATTTGTGAACTTTCAGACAGGGCTGTTCAAACCATAGACTTTGTTTTAATGACATTAGGTAACATGGGAGCTTGGCAACTTAGAGAGAAAAGCCATAGAGAGGCTCCTTGGTTAGCTCATGTTAGTAAAGAAAGTAAGAAAGTTGATTATCAAACGATAACTCATCAAGAGCTTATTGATTTCTTTGCTCAAGAGCTGAATGAGCAGCATGACAGATTGCTTTCAATTCACATGGACAGAATGGAAGCAGCTATGGAATCTGAAGTCATTGAAGTTCCGCAGACCATTCAAAATGCTGATGATTTCTATAACTGGATACAAAGCGTATAG
- a CDS encoding TA system antitoxin ParD family protein: MATSIRLDDDFVSDVKVHAEAEMRSVPKQIEYWAKIGKIMTDNPDLPYSFVQESLLASEEVKLGKVKRYERRTKRKAD; this comes from the coding sequence ATGGCAACAAGTATTCGCCTAGACGATGATTTTGTGTCTGACGTCAAGGTTCATGCGGAAGCAGAAATGCGTTCTGTGCCTAAGCAGATTGAGTATTGGGCTAAAATCGGAAAAATAATGACAGATAACCCAGACTTACCTTATAGCTTTGTACAAGAATCGCTTTTGGCTTCCGAGGAAGTAAAACTCGGTAAGGTAAAACGCTATGAGCGACGAACAAAACGAAAAGCAGATTGA
- a CDS encoding type II toxin-antitoxin system RelE/ParE family toxin, giving the protein MSDEQNEKQIDVYETNRFSKQMSKLSEAQCVVVEDEIDKIIENPELGTRKKGDLSHLWVHKFKMDKQEVLLGYSWVEDKLELYLLNVGPHENYYESMKKSRKADLKLIG; this is encoded by the coding sequence ATGAGCGACGAACAAAACGAAAAGCAGATTGATGTTTACGAAACAAATCGTTTTTCTAAACAAATGAGCAAGTTATCTGAAGCTCAATGTGTAGTGGTGGAAGATGAGATTGATAAGATCATAGAGAATCCAGAGCTTGGTACACGTAAAAAGGGGGATCTATCCCATTTATGGGTACACAAGTTCAAAATGGATAAACAAGAGGTGCTACTTGGATACTCTTGGGTCGAAGATAAGCTGGAGCTCTATCTTTTAAACGTTGGGCCTCATGAGAATTACTACGAGTCTATGAAAAAGAGCAGGAAGGCTGATTTAAAGCTTATCGGATAG